ccaagcttgtagggtctaaatcacattctatcccggttTCCGTTTAATCTACTGGTTAGGTCcgtaaggtttctttctagctagtcGGTCTAAGTTCTTGACTTAAGAAAAGACCcattagcatcctaatagataattaaaccttctatacagatttatagcttccagtaaaaagtatctttcaagaaccttaggaatttactgctacatcaggtaaatacttttaacttattttccctatacgggcttgggatacggtatattaataccgcttggtcgggtatgggattattatgtcggattgtgatttaataaatccgcataacccgttttaatctgtattgtttgataacataaacatttgggggttaacgaccgtgtcctggatatccttggctcatttaagttattaatggccacgaccatgcacggggtgcaggcctgcacccgacagatgcaaatgctaaatattaatttacccacaagttggggataactcctttgtgggttctataagtggtgagtcagttaatcatgtccggcttaaaaaaaaccggccccatatgtatgacaagcatgtaaaactgtatacaagattttaataagattgtcccaagttataaaagatttgtgccttgtgcatctaaaccaattttcttaaatgttttcaaaacgagtctgttaaattgtatttaccagtgtatactgacgtattttcctaaagattgatttgacaggtacttatcgaaataggctggagctatgtagaggatcttgcaaatcccgtAGATACTCTgagtctgtagtttttgtttctttgtactttatgatccgcctgtggatcttattacataaCAGTCTGTATTTTCTTGTATTCGAACATCGAtagacagtatggtttgtaatagtttatttacccagccttccgctgtactatattattgtgtgtgttgacaatgatgatatcaactacgtcacgatactccccaccgggcccaccggtaatacgtggaatattggggtgtgacaggttggtatcagagccaacattgagcgaattaaacactaaccttttgtgtttaatctcaatgacacaataagcacattccttagactctcgagtctaggcaaatgacctTGGATGCATCTTTATCTTTCCTTTACTTTtattctgttttattttattttgtttgctTGTTTCAACAGGAAGCATACCATCATGCCTCCAAGACTAAGAGGACGTGGCAAGGGTCCCATGCGTGGAGGACCGTCATCTGCTGGGCCATCGCACAGACGCACTCCATCGGCGTCTTTTTCCACCTCCGACTCCCGCGATATGTGGGGTCAACCTTTCGAGCCGGCAAGACACTCAGTCTCGCTTAGCTCTTCGCCATCTTTTCATCTGTCTTTCGGACCATTTGCTCCAAATGAGCCCGAACACTCTCACCATTCGGACCAATCTCACCATTCACATGAATCATACCCACCGCATAACTCTTTGCAATCTCATTCATTTCATCATTCCGAATCCCCCTACTCCCCAAGACAATTCAACCCAGCTGACTACGTTAACGACTTTCTCGGCTACAACCCGTTGGTCCCTGAGGACCATTTCTCTCAGGAAATGGAGATGGATGACGACCCCGACCCGGAGATGCAAACAGGAACCCCGGGCCACCCTATCAGCATATCTAGTGGGTCTCCATTTCAGGGATCTCCTTATCGTGGACCCGACTCCTTCCAAGAGAGGATGGCTACCTATGACTGGTTCTTTACCCCATCTTATCATAGCTCTCCGGCTCAACCACCTTTAGATGATCCTCAACTTCAAGctgtctcaccaccaccactcccggTAGAGGAGCCACCGCAACCACCTCCCGAGCCTCCGAGGCGAAGGAGGAACGCTCGCATGTCCGTTAGAGGAGGACCCCGTTTTAGTTCTCCTCGAGGGTCGAGTTCCTATCCCCCTATTCCAGAGGACCCTCAAATGGGTGGGCCCTCGAATGCGGCACCGGAGGCTGATCCTCCACAAGCTTCTTATGCACCACCTATGCCGCCTGTGGGATTTGATAACCCAATTCCGACATACCCATGTTCTTCCGGGTATAATCCTTATGGAGACCCGTCGGGATATCCATTGGGCTACGGAACTCATGACCCATATCTTACGGCTGCGCAGTATCACCACCTTTATCCTTCTACTTACCCTCCTATGCCTCCAACTGACTACCCAATTCAGGGTTATCAATATCCTCCATATCAACCACCTCCATCCCAGCAActacaacaacagcaacaaactCAGGAAATTTTAGAGAGGTTGGATAAGGTTGAGCATAAGACCAAGAAGAACAAGGAGAGGCATACTAGTTTCATGAAAGGCCTCGCCAACCTTATCAAGGGGAAGAAAAAGTAGAGGGAttgttttattttcttgtttgttgtaatcatgtccctgtgtggacatttgtttgatttctgtatcaagtccctgcgtggacttattttcATTTCGGTTTGCCCCTGCGCGGGTAGTGTGTTTTTTtctaagtcccgtttagggcgttTGTATTTGCTTTCATCCTAATGAAGTTTTAGCTTTGGTTTTAAATATGTGTAATTTATTACACCCTGTTATTTCCtttcaatttataattgatctgccaaagaaactcttagaggtataacctagccaaagtattaattagctatgatggtacaacctttttaagaaaataaatctctgttaacatctgaaaacatttTAACATTCCTAGCTGTGCGGTACGAAAAATCACACAAGCTTCCAAGAAGTACTTGGACCTTTCCAAGTCACATAAAGCCAAAATGATCAATATGAATCCTGGCTAGAAAATATCAGTGTGATGAATATACCaagacatccatttgagatgGATGCTTTAAGCAAAGGTGTAAAATGACAATGAAAGTGCGATTTATAAACTTCTTATCAAAAAGGCAATGAACTTGGTTCAGACCTTAAAAGATCACTGATTTTTGAGATCATTAATTAGAATCTCAACTCGTTCTTGTGACAAGCTTTTAAGCTATTTTAATGTCCTTTTGAAACGAGTTTAATGATAGATAAAATGTCTTCTATGACATTGACAGTGGTGGAAATTTCTATCTTTCCCCTGTCTAGTAATGTGTAGAATAACGCATTATGTAAACATTTAGTTATATTATGAAAAGGTCtaaatggtttaataataccgTGACCAATGAATCATCAATGTGATGAACTTATATGTAATTTAAATTACTATTATTGTCTATATTATAGCATTCAGAAATGGCTGGCTCCGATGAAGTAAACAGTCATCCAGCACCGGGCAATACCAGAATTAATATTACCGGTGCAGAATTACAAGCTATGATCACCGCTGCAGTCTCTCAAGCGGTTGATGCTAAGTTTAAAGAGCCGAGTATCGTTCGGTCACAAACTCACTCTAAAGCTCATTCTAAATCTCACACTCATAAGAAGAGTGAGTCAGTGCATTCGTCCAACCAGGGTAGTATACCCAAAAGACAGATAGATCTTGAGCCGACCCCTAGGTACACCAAGGGttgtacctacaagtattttgtttCCTGTAAACCGAGGGATTTTACAGGAGAGAAAGGGGCgatagattgtatgaaatggctagatgagatggagaCGGTGATAGACATTAGAGGCTGCGCTAAGGAAGATGTAGTTATGTTCGTCTCCCAATCTTTTAAGGGCGATGCCCTTACGTGGTGGAAGGCACTTGTACAGTCCACAGGGAAAGTTCATTTGTATAACCTTTCTTGGGGAGAAGTTTGTCGATTTGGTCAAGGACACTTATTGTCCTCAACACGAAGTAGAGCGTGTGGAGACTGATTTTCTCACTCTCGTAATGAAGGATCTAGATTGCAGATCTTATGTGACAAGTTTCAATTCCATGTCCAGATTGGTACCATATTTAGTCACCCCTGAGCCGAAGCGCATCGCGCGTTTTATTGGTGGTTTGGCCCCTGATATTAAGGGAAATGTGAAGGCTTCTAAGCCAACCACCTATAGGTCTGTTGTGGATCTATCACTATCCCTCACATTGAATGTTGTGAGGAGCAGGGCGAAGAAAAATTCTGAAGAAGGGAAGAGGAAGAGAGAGGATGATCAGTCCTCTCACTCGAATAAGAAAGGAAAAGGGAACTCTGGTTCCAAGAAGGGGCAGACTGATGACAAGCCCAGATGCAAGACTTGCCACAAGAGACACTTTGGCAAGTGCAATCGGGAACCACGGGCCAaaccatgtgggatttgcaagaaGAAAGGGCACAAGTCAGTTGAGTGCCGAaacatcaaggatgcaacctgttatggttgcaatgaaaaggggcatattaagaccaattgccccaagaatgcgaagaagcctgaagaggctaaGAAGAACAATGCCCGAGTGTTCCAGATGCAGGCAAGGGAAGCGGTGACTGATGAtaacgtcataacaggtaccttcctcatcaataatatttatgctagagtcttatttgattccggtgctgataagtcctttgtagatcATAAGTTTTGTAAGCTTTTGAATTTGCCcattaagactctagacataaaatatgaggtagaacttgctgatggtaccttagaatctgcttcaactcttcttgatggatgttcaatatccattaagaaccattctatTCCGCTGTCCTTtctgccaatgaaattggctggttttgatatagttttaggcatggattggttgtcgcataaccaagcccaaattgcttGTGATAAAAAGCTTATCATTATCAAAACCCCCTCCGGTGAATCAGTCACTATCCAAGGAGACACACAGTACGGATTGCCCAGCAATGTGTCTATTCTTAAAGTATCCCAGTGCTTGAAGGgtggatgtgtcatttacatggcacaagtgactgttaatgaaccaaagccgaagatcgaagatatTCCAATCATTTCAGAATATCcagatgtctttcctgacgagttacctggattacctcctgagaggcaagtagaattcaggatCGACGTTCTCCCCGGATCTGCGCCTATTGCACGAGCTCCATATCGTTTAGCGCCTACTGAAATGAAAGAGTTCAGAACTCAATTGGATGAGTTATTGGAAAAAGGTTTCATTCAacccagctcttcgccttggggagctccaattttatttgtgaagaagaaggacggatctatgcgtttatgcattgattaccgtgaactgaataaagtaacgatcaagaatcgttatcctttacccaggatcgatgacttgttcgaccaactccaaggagcgagttacttctcaaagatagatttgagatctgggtatcatcaacttaagGTTCGAACCGAAGATGTTCcgaagacagcattcagaacgaggtatggacacttcgagttcctagtgatgccttttgggctcactaatgcacctgcagcattcatggatcttatgaatagagtctgcaaaccatacttagataagtttgtcattgtctttatagacgCCATACTTATATACTCTCGTAGCCATACGGagcatgagaaacaccttcggtGTATTTTAGGACTACTTCGacaggagaagttgtatgccaaattctctaagtgtgaattttggcttcgcaaggtccagtttcttggacatgtggtcagtgaACACGGTATTCAAGTAGATCCTGCCAAAGTAGAGGCTGTAATGAATTGGGAAGCACCTAAGACAcctacagaaattcgcagctttctgggtttagcaggatattataggagattcattgagaacttctcaagaatagctgcaccattgacttccttgacccgtaagaatgtgaaatttatctggggtcccaagcagcaggaatccttcgagaCCTTAAAGCAAAGATTGAGCAACGCTCCGGTTTTGTCACTACCGGAAGGAATTGAAGACTTTGttgtttactgcgatgcttcacacaccggcatggggtgtgtacttatgcaaCGGGGCAATgtgattgcctatgcatcacgacagctaaaagtgcatgaaaagaactacaccactcatgatttggaattgggtgctgtagtattcgcactaaagctgtggagacattacttgtatggaacgaAATGTGTAATCTactcggaccacaaaagtctccaacatctgtttaatcaaaaagaactcaatatgagacaacgtcgttggatggaaacgttaaatgattatgattgcgagattcgctaccatcccggtaaggcgaatgtggtcgcagaTGCTTTAAGCCGGAAGGAAAGAGTTAAGCCAATTAGGATCAATGCAAAGAGCATTGAATTGAAGAATGATTTGAATGAAAGACtgttagctgcacaaaaagaTGCCATGTTGgaagataatcttttaaatgaaaagttaggtgtaactgctgaacaATTGACACCTGGAAAAGATGGAATTCTTAGGATGAATGgcagaatttgggttcctattcaagGAGGACTACGGGATgtaatccttcaggaagcccacaattCTAAGTATTCGGTTCACCCAGgaggtgacaagatgtatcaagatttaagggccaattattggtggataggtttaaAGAAATCCATTGCCACCcatgtagctaagtgcctgacatgtgctcagattaaagccgaacatcagaagcCATCAGGACTTCTACAACAGCCGgaacttcccacttggaaatgggaaatggtaaccatggactttataaccaagttacccaaaacaaagcacggaaatgacactatatgggttattgttgatagactgacaaagtcagctcatttcctgcccattaaagagactcatagctccgataagttagcccagttgtatgtcgataagattgtagctcttcatggagtaccggtggcaattatctctgatagagatactagatacacctctcacttttggagaagttttcaacaaTCATTGGGCTCACGTCTGAAttttagcactgcttaccatcctcagaccgatggtcaaagtgagcgtactattcagaccttagaagacatgcttcgtgcatgtgttatggatttgggtggtagttgggacgaCCACTGGCCTttgattgagttctcctataacaatagttatcataccagcattcaggctgcgccttttgaggcactgtaTGGTAGAAGATGCAGAACACCTGTCTGTTGGGccgaagtaggagaagctcagatatcaggacctgatatagtccttgagacAACGGAAAAGATTATTCAAATTCGagatcgcctaaaagctgccagggataggcagaaaagctatgctaatTTGAGGCGAAAGCATCTAAAGTTTGAAGTAGGCGATAAAGTGCTattaaaagtatcaccctggaaaggtgtgatgcgttttggtaaaaaggggaaGCTGAGCCCcagatatatcggaccattcgagatcctCGAATGTGTTGGCAGTGTAGCATATAGGCTAAGACTGCCAGAGGAGCTGAGTGGAATTCATGATGTATTCCACgtttgtaatctcaagaaatgtttagccgaCGAGTCTTTAGCAATGTCTCATAAAGACATACAAGTTGATAAAAGCTTGAGATTCATTGAGAAGCCGATAGCAATTGAGGATCGGCAAGTCaagaagctccgaagaaagtatgtacctatagtaaaggttaaatgggacgctcgtagaggtcccgaatatacatgggaagtggaatccactaTGAAACAGAAAtaccctcacttattccagtaaatctcggggtcgagatttcttttaagggggtgaggatgtaacaccacgtaaaaacgtgtccagtTATATAAAGACATGTGTCCGAACTTTAAACAAGTATATTCTCGTGAAGGACTTAAAaggtcaacatgccaaacttgagcctctgatTGACACTTTGTGGGAGATTTGTCTTTAATCGAAAGATTAATTGAATACGAGAAGCCATTTCGTGTATACATATGAAAAATAAGGCTACGGGaattaaacgtgtcaacatgttaagcttacctctgaatgaccatTTTGAATAAATTCTCGAAAGCTTTATAAAATTATATTAACACGTTGATAAATGGCTATTATGGAGGTTAAACCTCGGCTGCAAATAATAGTTTATAAACTCaattcaagaaattgaaattcaTGCAAAGAGCCGACAAAACTTCATGTTTGGACAATTTTCTTAAAGCAAGGGAACACAAGTGCATGGCATTATTATTGGGCATTCAGAACTGGTCATTTGGACTAATGTACTGAATTAAGGGTCAAGATTCGGACATTGAAATGCATGACGAAGTGTATGAAAGTTGTAAAAATTTTGTCCTCtggtcatcggttacggaccgtatagccctaggcttacggtccgcaaggacgTATCTGGGCGATGCGCACCAggttcggttacggaccgtaagcgtTTAGACATACGGTCCGTTAGAAatggttacggaccgcaagaggattcctttacggtccgtaagagcaTCGCTGGGCAGAAATTTTGGACAGGTGTGAGTTAAGCTGTTAACCGACTTAAACATGTAAAATTCAATACTATGGATGATTGAACGGTAAAAataaaccactaggacacctAGGGTGATCCTAGGGCCTTCCATAACAGCTAGGAATGATCCAAGAGTTCATGAAATAGTATAAATAGGTCTTGAAGTTGAGTTTCAAAAACTCACATTTTGCAACAATCAAAATAACTGATCTCTGGAGCTCACAAGGACTTGGAGAAGActatcaagtgtagaaaagatagcttgGACTTTTAGTAAGCCTCTAATTACTCCTCTAAGTTATTTAATTAGTATAattgcttaaaagtcaaacttagtaTGTAATTAGTTTGACTTTCATTTAAtttacatgtggcttaaccactgatcaaattgaaagtggttatgaaaccacattagtatTGGTGATTAACCCCTGGaagggtgtctcctaattatctcgtttgactggttaattgtcgggtcaaagtagtttgacaaaaagtcaaactggacagaattgactaaattgattaaaattaataaaccagaggttctaaattataatataacattctaatgacttggtaatgattatataaacatattttatcagtcctaatccgacaattaatcaTCTAAGGGCAGGTTATAACGAAAGTCGTAAAAGCTTTACTTTTGctatgactttcagttctgacccattcaagcttatttcttTCATGTTTAAAGCTTCCATTGGGACCATCATACATTGTAGTGtaactctctgaagttatattgcatggtgcctaatcgtttgtcatttatgctcttgatcgtaattatgctcattaaggcctaaaacgccctttttgcataaaacagagatttttagcaatgtgaatgaactaaaacctttgctactgatatttagacatgtcccgaaaatttgacatcagtttgaggtctagaatgggagttatgctcaataacgtaattaagggacttcttagtaattagaaagcgtaattagcataaggcccatctaaacccgatttttgttaccaaactttttacctactgatgttaaataatattttgggatttttaaagatttttatttatttttaagctgaacttaacataggattatagcctaatttcggtaattaccgattttacccttttcatgcataaaatgagttttacataactttttgaAGCCAAACTTTTTTCTACTGATCCTaaatgataaatgtattatttttgAACTTaataaactgaccaaaatatcagATTTCCTATTTGTACCATATTAGTcctttaaatcgcatatttagcgtttttagcacctagtatgggtcaaaactatatttatcatataaaactcataacttactgatgtttaAGCTAAGTTACATAATATTACAGTAAGCtaatgttttaaactcagaaacttatttttaacccttaaaaagcctatgtaaaattaccaaaatgcccctacgatgCATCATTGGTTACAAAAGGTATATTTTCCATATATTAAGAATTCTACTGATATAACTCAATAAATACATGTTTTTACTAATctaatcagacctggaactcagttttataaataaattcttttatgagcatcaaaattaccaaaatgcccttatgggacttattttggtttaaattgctttttgggcataaatgttgatatactactgatATATTGACATAttatgagcataataatgattaagacctgtttatagtttgtccggttacccgttacgcatttacgcgttcggatcggtttacgtgactagtttacgtaaaatagccgaaacgggcttaacctagtcattaaaacctcatttttccagaatgtatttagtttacccatattatacaagtatccaagcttgtcgggtctaaatcacattctatcccggtttccgtttaatctaccggttaggtccgtaaggtttctttctagctagtcggtctaagtccttgacttaagaaaagacccattagcatcctaatagataattaaaccttctatacagatttatagcttccagtaaaaagtatctttcaagaaccttaggaatttactgctacatcaggtaaatacttttaacttattttccctatacgggcttgggatacggtatattaataccgcttggtcgggtatgggattattatgtcggattgtgatttaataaatccgcacaacccgttttaatctgtattgtttgataacataaacatttggaggttaacgaccgtgtcctggatatccttggctcatttaagttattaatggccacgaccatgcacggggtgcaggcatgcacccgacagatgcaaatgctaaatattaatttacccacaagttggggataactcctttgtgggttctataagtggtgagtcagttaatcatgtccggcttaaaaaaaaccggccccacatgtatgacaagcatgtaaaactgtatacaagattttaataagattgtcccaagttataaaagatttgtgccttgtgcatctaaaccatttttcttaaatgttttcaaaacgagtctgttaaattgtatttaccagtgtatactgacgtattttcctaaagattgatttgacaggtacttatcgaaataggctggagctatagggtattgtagaggatcttgcaaatcccgtAGATACTCTgagtctgtagtttttgtttctttgtactttatgatccgcctgtggatcttcttacattccagtctgtattttcttgtattcgaacatcgacagacagtatggtttgtaatagtttatttacccagccttccgctgtgctatattattgtgtgtgttgacaatgatgatatcaactacgtcacgatactccccaccgggcccaccggtaatacgtggaatattggggtgtgacagattgctTCTTGGGCCCAAAAGAAAGGCTAAAGCTATATTCATAGATAGGGAGGGGTGTTCAAAACTGTTCGGATATCCAATTTTCGGATACATGGTTTCACTATTCGAAtacgtatccgaaatttcggattcggatatccaaTCGATAGTGAATCGTATATCTGAATATCCAATTATTTTGTTTATTCTAAAGCAGATATATTCggatagtggagggttcaaatgagaagaattctTTTGTaagaaaaaaagaagaagtttcaactaataagaatggttcattttacttcatttaatattttcatttaattttgatataagggtatattggtaaacttacataaatcattaatttgtattcttcccatttaataactaactaagttaaatttgtaactccttttcaaaatatatactttttccaaattaaaaaaaaacaaattaatttaaagtgtagaataaattagtAGTTGTGTACCATAAATTATGAGTTGTGTATGATAtttttcgaggtgtgtaggataaatttcgactgtgtaaaataaaattttacaatgtgtagggtatatgtaggaaaattttgatatgtgtaggttttgtagattatatgtaggataattaatgattagttgactaattaattaaagagagaaaaattaatgatatgagttataatgaaatagtattttactaatatgtcttttcttctttttcttctcacattaaatttcttcttaAATGAACCTTCCCCCCTATTCGGATATGGAAATACAAGTTTTCAGTTATTTTTGGATATTTTTAGGATCTTTCGGATATTTCTGAAAATTCTAAAATCACTACCCGAATCCGAAAAAAACCGGATATCCAAAATTTTAGATATCTTCGGATAGTTCTGATGGGATTTTAGGATTTCGATACTTTTGAACACCCATAGACCATAAAGCCTTTTAAAATTTAAGTTTGTGATGACAACTACATCATGTGTCAGTATTGTATTGATACCGTCGCAAGGCGTGGGGTGCATTTCTCTATTTACACCCTTAACTTTGCTAATATACATGTTTAGTTCCTCTACTTTAATAAAGTTCTT
This genomic stretch from Helianthus annuus cultivar XRQ/B chromosome 8, HanXRQr2.0-SUNRISE, whole genome shotgun sequence harbors:
- the LOC110869428 gene encoding leucine-rich repeat extensin-like protein 5; translation: MPPRLRGRGKGPMRGGPSSAGPSHRRTPSASFSTSDSRDMWGQPFEPARHSVSLSSSPSFHLSFGPFAPNEPEHSHHSDQSHHSHESYPPHNSLQSHSFHHSESPYSPRQFNPADYVNDFLGYNPLVPEDHFSQEMEMDDDPDPEMQTGTPGHPISISSGSPFQGSPYRGPDSFQERMATYDWFFTPSYHSSPAQPPLDDPQLQAVSPPPLPVEEPPQPPPEPPRRRRNARMSVRGGPRFSSPRGSSSYPPIPEDPQMGGPSNAAPEADPPQASYAPPMPPVGFDNPIPTYPCSSGYNPYGDPSGYPLGYGTHDPYLTAAQYHHLYPSTYPPMPPTDYPIQGYQYPPYQPPPSQQLQQQQQTQEILERLDKVEHKTKKNKERHTSFMKGLANLIKGKKK